In the Sarcophilus harrisii chromosome 1, mSarHar1.11, whole genome shotgun sequence genome, one interval contains:
- the KLF15 gene encoding Krueppel-like factor 15 — protein MVDHLLPVGESFSTTKFPIGYLGDMPAGGRAYHMLPSPLSEDDSDSSSFCSCSSPDSQVLGSSYGSTSSLEGQDSILDYLLSQATLGGSPVAWWDWRRCQPMVKEEHFRFPDPEDMGLFQPTLEEIEEFLEENMELELKEGSENGTKDLRVCNQLSSGQHKDHILPGGSLKESKTPQSGSSTEGAHSSNGTAATEGGIPVILQIQPMQIKQESSTGPSSPGQTPDNIKIAQLLVNIQGQTFALVPQIVQSSNLNLPSKFVRIAPVPIAAKPIGPGGMVPGPAGILVGQKFPKNPAAELIKMHKCTFPGCTKMYTKSSHLKAHLRRHTGEKPFACTWPGCGWRFSRSDELSRHRRSHSGVKPYQCPVCEKKFARSDHLSKHIKVHRFPRSNRSVRSSVN, from the exons ATGGTGGATCACTTGCTCCCGGTGGGGGAGTCCTTCTCAACCACCAAGTTCCCCATTGGCTACCTGGGGGACATGCCAGCCGGCGGGCGGGCTTACCACATGCTGCCCTCTCCCTTGTCAGAGGACGACAGCGACTCCTCCAGCTTCTGCTCTTGTTCTAGCCCCGACTCGCAAGTGCTAGGCTCCAGCTACGGGAGCACCTCAAGCCTTGAGGGCCAGGACAGCATCTTAGACTACCTGCTGTCGCAGGCGACGCTGGGGGGCAGCCCCGTGGCCTGGTGGGACTGGCGAAGGTGCCAGCCCATGGTGAAGGAGGAGCATTTCCGCTTCCCAGACCCAGAAGACATGGGGCTCTTTCAGCCCACCTTGGAAGAGATTGAGGAGTTCCTGGAGGAAAATATGGAGCTGGAGCTCAAGGAAGGATCTGAAAATGGGACCAAGGACCTTCGGGTTTGCAACCAGCTCTCTTCTGGGCAGCATAAAGACCACATCCTGCCTGGGGGAAGCTTGAAAGAAAGCAAAACCCCCCAGTCTGGCAGCTCCACGGAAGGTGCCCACAGCTCCAATGGCACAGCGGCCACCGAGGGCGGGATCCCCGTCATCCTCCAAATCCAACCCATGCAGATCAAACAGGAGTCCAGCACGGGGCCCAGTTCGCCAGGCCAGACCCCAGACAACATTAAAATCGCCCAACTCCTCGTCAACATCCAGGGGCAAACCTTTGCGCTGGTGCCACAGATTGTCCAGTCCTCCAACTTGAACTTGCCTTCCAAGTTTGTGCGTATTGCCCCGGTGCCCATTGCAGCCAAGCCCATTGGTCCAGGGGGCATGGTGCCAGGACCCGCAGGGATCCTGGTAGGCCAGAAGTTTCCAAAGAACCCAGCAGCGGAACTCATTAAAATGCACAAATGTACTTTCCCTGGCTGTACCAAGATGTATACCAAGAGCAGCCACCTAAAGGCCCATCTGCGGAGGCACACGGGCGAGAAGCCTTTCGCGTGCACGTGGCCTGGGTGTGGCTGGAG ATTCTCCCGGTCGGACGAGCTCTCCCGACACCGACGCTCCCACTCGGGCGTGAAGCCGTATCAGTGTCCGGTGTGCGAGAAGAAGTTTGCCCGGAGTGACCACTTGTCCAAGCATATCAAGGTGCATCGCTTCCCCCGGAGCAACCGCTCGGTGCGCTCCTCCGTGAATTGA